In Methanocaldococcus lauensis, a single genomic region encodes these proteins:
- a CDS encoding 4Fe-4S binding protein: MEEEFYKIIKGVGIIKNIIKMIYLSNKNKDIFSKPSKTKPIQLVECIGCGLCVSKCPTNAIKIFDFRETICSVCGTCLEICPNNAIIKDRFTIDESKCMKCGICVLFCPIPIIKKDIPKPKTPVILKDRCNSCGLCDCEAIDVLNKEIDPEKCKLCLKCIDRCPLQAILTPDEYVNSLVIKVDIDSCIFCRECEEVCPIRGNNEHREG; encoded by the coding sequence ATGGAAGAAGAATTTTATAAGATTATAAAAGGAGTAGGGATTATAAAAAATATTATCAAAATGATCTATTTATCGAATAAAAATAAGGATATATTTTCAAAGCCATCCAAAACTAAGCCAATTCAGTTAGTTGAGTGTATTGGTTGTGGACTCTGTGTAAGTAAATGTCCGACCAATGCTATAAAAATATTTGATTTTAGAGAGACAATATGCTCTGTTTGTGGAACTTGCTTAGAAATATGCCCCAATAACGCTATAATAAAAGATAGATTTACAATAGATGAAAGTAAATGTATGAAATGTGGAATATGTGTATTATTTTGTCCCATTCCAATAATCAAAAAAGACATTCCAAAACCAAAGACACCAGTAATTTTAAAAGATAGATGTAACAGTTGTGGTTTATGTGATTGTGAGGCAATAGATGTATTAAATAAAGAAATTGATCCAGAAAAATGCAAACTATGTTTAAAATGCATTGATAGATGTCCTTTACAGGCAATTTTAACGCCAGATGAGTATGTAAATTCTTTAGTTATAAAGGTAGATATTGACAGTTGTATATTCTGTAGAGAATGTGAAGAAGTCTGTCCAATTAGGGGAAATAATGAGCATAGAGAAGGCTAA
- a CDS encoding DUF434 domain-containing protein, which translates to MSIEKAKEDFRYLINRGYKKDVALNFVANHYKLSKEDRLRIIRTTHTDEEIKITKSKLKRLSDIKGKTLYIDGFNVLIGLEALIKGNKVVLCDDNIYRDFEKVYGKYIINEYSIKAISLLLKILKEYDIKPIIYLDAQVSKSGMLAKNIREKMKDYNIVGEVHCVKNCDYILKNKEIVATSDSVIIKSKNVKYIVDLVAEAIEYLKNQKRGENENWNNE; encoded by the coding sequence ATGAGCATAGAGAAGGCTAAAGAAGATTTTAGGTATTTAATAAATAGGGGATATAAAAAAGATGTTGCATTAAATTTTGTTGCTAATCATTACAAGTTGAGTAAAGAAGATAGACTTAGAATTATTAGAACTACTCACACGGATGAGGAGATTAAAATAACAAAAAGTAAATTAAAAAGATTATCTGATATAAAAGGGAAAACACTATATATTGATGGATTTAATGTCCTTATAGGTTTAGAGGCTTTAATTAAAGGAAATAAAGTTGTTTTGTGTGATGATAATATATATAGAGACTTTGAAAAAGTTTATGGTAAATATATAATAAATGAATACTCCATTAAAGCAATATCTTTATTATTAAAAATTCTTAAAGAGTATGATATAAAGCCAATAATTTATTTAGATGCCCAAGTGTCAAAAAGTGGGATGTTAGCAAAAAATATTAGAGAAAAAATGAAAGATTATAATATAGTTGGAGAAGTCCATTGTGTTAAAAACTGTGACTATATTCTTAAAAATAAAGAAATAGTGGCAACATCAGATAGTGTAATAATTAAAAGTAAGAATGTTAAATATATTGTTGATTTAGTAGCAGAGGCTATCGAATATTTAAAAAATCAGAAAAGGGGAGAAAATGAAAATTGGAATAATGAGTGA